In Streptomyces hawaiiensis, one genomic interval encodes:
- a CDS encoding DUF3263 domain-containing protein — MDEEYDGTRLGRRERDILALERRGFSGPGAKERAVREELGLAPVRYYQLLNALLDDPRALAHDPVTVNRLRRIREARRAER, encoded by the coding sequence ATGGACGAGGAGTACGACGGGACGCGGCTCGGGCGCCGGGAGCGGGACATCCTCGCGCTCGAACGCCGCGGGTTCTCCGGCCCCGGCGCGAAGGAACGCGCCGTCCGCGAGGAGCTGGGCCTCGCCCCCGTGCGCTACTACCAGCTCCTCAACGCCCTGCTGGACGATCCACGGGCCCTAGCCCATGACCCGGTGACGGTCAATCGGCTGCGGCGGATACGGGAGGCGCGTCGGGCGGAACGCTGA
- a CDS encoding alpha,alpha-trehalose-phosphate synthase (UDP-forming) has product MASTYGAAQVLVASNRGPVSYTVGEDGSLDAKRGGGGLVSGLSAIGSDGDALWVCSALSDGDREAVRRGVGEDGVRMLDIPADVHADAYNGIANSVLWFVHHMLYQTPLEPVFDAEFRRQWASYETYNRAFAEALAEEAARGAAVVVQDYHLCLVPGMLRELRPDLRIGHFSHTPWAPPEYFAMLPDDIRAQLVWGMLGADRLGFLTGRWAQAFMSCAGGTDGERIFPLWPSGAPRSIEHTPTGHPPLRTTWIGVHGLGADADFLRKRAHEPDVEERMAALRQEIGEGRRTIVRVDRTELSKNIVRGLLAYRQLLSDHPEWRGRVVHVAFAYPSRQDLAVYRDYTAEVRRLADEINAEYGTPGWKPVVLHVKDDFARSLAAYRLADVALVNPIRDGMNLVAKEVPVVSDAGCALVLSREAGAHAELGEDAITVNPYDVTGTAAALHEALSMRPEERAERSKRLAAAATALPPAQWFVDQLDALRS; this is encoded by the coding sequence ATGGCTTCAACGTACGGTGCTGCACAGGTGCTGGTGGCCTCCAACCGCGGTCCGGTTTCCTACACGGTGGGCGAGGACGGTTCGCTGGACGCCAAACGGGGCGGTGGCGGGCTGGTCTCCGGCCTCTCCGCGATCGGCTCGGACGGGGACGCGCTGTGGGTGTGCTCGGCGCTGTCCGACGGCGACCGGGAGGCGGTGAGGCGCGGGGTCGGCGAGGACGGCGTGCGGATGCTGGACATTCCGGCCGACGTGCACGCCGACGCGTACAACGGCATCGCGAACTCGGTCCTGTGGTTCGTGCACCACATGCTCTACCAGACCCCACTGGAGCCGGTCTTCGACGCGGAGTTCCGGCGGCAGTGGGCGTCCTACGAGACGTACAACCGGGCGTTCGCCGAGGCGCTGGCCGAGGAGGCGGCGCGGGGTGCGGCGGTGGTGGTGCAGGACTACCACCTGTGCCTGGTGCCGGGGATGCTCCGCGAGCTGCGCCCGGACCTCAGGATCGGCCACTTCTCGCACACGCCGTGGGCGCCGCCGGAGTACTTCGCGATGCTCCCGGACGACATCCGCGCGCAGTTGGTGTGGGGGATGCTGGGCGCGGACCGGCTGGGGTTCCTCACCGGGCGGTGGGCGCAGGCGTTCATGAGCTGCGCCGGGGGCACGGACGGCGAACGGATCTTCCCGTTGTGGCCGAGCGGCGCCCCGAGATCCATCGAGCACACGCCGACCGGGCATCCCCCGCTGCGCACCACGTGGATCGGCGTGCACGGGCTGGGGGCCGACGCGGACTTCCTGCGCAAGCGGGCGCACGAGCCGGACGTCGAGGAGCGGATGGCCGCGCTGCGGCAGGAGATCGGCGAGGGCCGCCGCACCATCGTCCGGGTCGACCGCACCGAGCTGTCCAAGAACATCGTGCGCGGGTTGCTGGCGTACCGGCAGCTGCTGTCGGACCACCCCGAGTGGCGTGGGCGGGTCGTGCACGTCGCCTTCGCGTACCCCTCGCGGCAGGACCTCGCGGTGTACCGGGACTACACGGCCGAGGTGCGGCGGCTCGCGGACGAGATCAACGCCGAGTACGGCACGCCGGGCTGGAAGCCGGTCGTGCTGCACGTCAAGGACGACTTCGCCCGCTCGCTGGCCGCCTACCGGCTGGCCGACGTGGCCCTGGTCAACCCCATCCGGGACGGCATGAACCTCGTCGCCAAGGAGGTCCCGGTCGTCTCCGACGCGGGCTGCGCGCTGGTGCTGTCGCGGGAGGCCGGGGCGCACGCGGAGCTCGGCGAGGACGCGATCACGGTGAACCCCTACGACGTGACGGGCACGGCGGCGGCCCTGCACGAGGCCCTGTCGATGCGCCCGGAGGAACGCGCCGAGCGCAGCAAGCGCCTGGCCGCGGCGGCGACGGCACTGCCGCCTGCACAGTGGTTCGTCGACCAGCTCGATGCGCTGAGGAGCTGA
- the otsB gene encoding trehalose-phosphatase, giving the protein MPTSPSLSTPSTKAGREGLDALLARPGKALIGLDFDGTLAPIVADPERARAHPRALAALAALAPKVAAVAVITGRPAEVAVRNGGFAGAPGLEHLVVLGHYGAERWDARSGKVTAPDPHPGVDAVRAELPGLLDGSGTWVEDKGRAVAVHTRRAADPQAAFEALREPLTDLATRHGLIVEPGRMVLELRPPGMDKGVALAGFAREIGAGSVLYGGDDLGDLPAYAAVDTLRADGTPGLLVCSGSDEVTELRERADLVVDGPEGVVRLLGALADRLG; this is encoded by the coding sequence ATGCCGACGTCACCGTCGCTGTCCACTCCCAGCACCAAGGCGGGCCGGGAGGGGCTCGACGCCCTTCTCGCGCGCCCCGGCAAGGCGTTGATCGGGCTCGACTTCGACGGGACGCTCGCGCCGATCGTGGCCGATCCGGAGCGGGCCCGGGCCCACCCGCGGGCGCTGGCCGCGCTGGCGGCGCTCGCGCCGAAGGTGGCCGCCGTGGCGGTGATCACCGGCCGGCCGGCCGAGGTCGCGGTGCGCAACGGCGGCTTCGCGGGCGCGCCGGGACTGGAACACCTGGTCGTCCTCGGCCACTACGGCGCCGAGCGGTGGGACGCCCGCAGCGGCAAGGTCACCGCCCCCGACCCGCACCCCGGCGTAGACGCCGTCCGCGCCGAGCTGCCCGGGCTCCTCGACGGGAGCGGGACCTGGGTCGAGGACAAGGGCCGGGCAGTAGCCGTGCACACCCGCCGGGCCGCCGACCCGCAGGCCGCCTTCGAGGCCCTGCGCGAGCCGCTCACCGACCTGGCGACCCGGCACGGCCTGATCGTCGAGCCTGGCCGCATGGTCCTGGAACTGCGCCCGCCCGGCATGGACAAGGGCGTCGCCCTCGCCGGCTTCGCCCGGGAGATCGGCGCCGGGTCCGTCCTCTACGGCGGCGACGACCTGGGCGACCTGCCCGCCTACGCCGCCGTCGACACCCTGCGCGCGGACGGCACCCCGGGCCTGCTGGTGTGCAGCGGCAGCGACGAGGTGACCGAGCTCAGGGAGCGGGCGGACCTGGTGGTGGACGGCCCGGAGGGGGTCGTACGACTGCTGGGGGCGCTGGCGGACCGGCTGGGCTGA